From Felis catus isolate Fca126 chromosome B4, F.catus_Fca126_mat1.0, whole genome shotgun sequence:
CTgacattataggggcacctggctggctcggtccgttaagcatccaactcttgatttcagatgaggtcataatctcacagtttgggagtgtgagccctgcatcgggctctgcactggcagcatggagcctgcctgcgattctctctctccctctccctgcccctcccctgcttgagctctctctctctcaaaataaataaataaacattaaaaaaaaagaagttgacatTGTATATATAAGATCCTAAAAATTATGGATGCcagattactaaaataatttaaatcattcagacaaaaggccatatttttgGCACcgtgtttatttaataaaattcaaaaaactgtacattttgcttttaaagaaaaataaatggccaaTTCAGTTTATTTAAGGATACTGATATAATTTGCCCTGCATTGATTTTACTCCAAATATATGTCAATATGATTTTTCTCTGATCATTAAGTTAAGCCTTTAGAATGCAAGTTATTATATGGCTAACAGCAAAACAACAGCATCCTGGCATCACGGGGCTAAGGCACAAATTTCGGTTCGCTGATGTTAGCACACAAAACGCACATGCACAGGGCTGTGAGCAGTTAAACCGCAAGACATCACCACCTGGCCCATTTAATGAAGTATGGCAAGTGGTCGAGAAGACTGAATGTGTAGAAGGAATAGCGAGTGATCTCTGTCACAGTCCACGCGACCAGAAAAAGCACCACGCTCTCCTCATTCTGGATCTGCAGAATCACAGAGAAATCCACAGTGTCGTTTCACCTTGAACATTTTCCTCCATGAAGagatttcattttagttatttacCATGTGTCTTTTATCTCATTGGAACGTTAGGGGTAGACCGAGGCAAGACAGCAAACTGCACACGGTCCCCATTACGTAGTCCCGTTATGATACACAACGCGACCGCATCCGGGGCGGGGGAAGAGTCAAATCTCTactgctttctcttcctcagcCCTCACTCCAGCCGCTGACCGAACCACCTGAGGACGACATCACCCCCTCAAAACCAGCACGGGAACGATCTGACGCTCCAACTTTCCGGCAGTCACCTGATGACCCATCCTCCTGCAGCCCTGGCCCCTGCATCCGCCCACCCGTTTCCTGCTTCCACCACTGTAATTCGGGGCTCTTCTCCCATCCAGAATCCCTTAACAGCCTCCCGGATACCCGTTCCACTCTACTCTCTTCGTGGATGGAAGTTttctctcaaaagcaaaacaaacaaaaacacatttggaAGTAGCTCGTCTGTGACTTACAGGCTTCTCGGGCTCCCCATTGCTTAACAGGAGAAAGGGATAAAATCCTACCCGCTGTGCATGGTGATCAAGGTGTTTTTTACAATCTGAGCTCAGAAGTCTCTCCAACTTAACCTGCAATCTCTCAACACTCCACTACTacctctacctctttctctctctctctctctctctctctctctctctctctctctctctctctctctcatgatacCAGTTTTGTATTATTTCCAGAACATGTTCTGAACGTTTACATCTTAACACATCCCTCCATGACAATGCTACTTACTCACTTATTGGCTCCCATAGAAAACCGTCTCTCATCCTTTAAGATCCAGCTACATCACGCCCTCTGGAAAACTTTTCCCAAACCCTTCCTTTCACCCCAAGCAGGTATTTGTCTACCTTCCTTGTTCAGATCTGTATCATAACACTTGCCAACTGGTTTTAAAGTCTGTCTGCCTAACCCTTGCGTATCCCTCACTGTGCTATTTATACACtccttcctcagggaagccttccttcccctccatagGTCAGACTAAGTCCCCGAGTATATTGTAATATAATGCACTCGTCTTGTTTCAAAGCACTAACACTAATATAATGAAACCATTACAGCTGACCCCTGCACAAcgtgggggttaggggcaccaacacCCCCTGTGTAGTCAAGAAGCCTAtgtgtgtataacttttgactcccccaaagcTTAGCTACTAAAAGCTTACTggtgaccagaagccttactgataacatacaAACAGCTGATGAACACATTTGTatatcatatgtattatatactgtattctgaCAAGaaagtgagctagagaaaagaagaccctattaagaaaaacttaagagaaaatacactgaCAGTACTTTACTAtatttgtccaaaaaaaaaaaaaaatctgcatatgagGAACACATGCAGTTAAATCACATGTTGTTCAAGGTCAGCTGTATTTGCACATCTACTTGTCTACCATCTCTCCCAGCTACAGGCTCCACAAGGCAGGAACTGTACTTTTATTATGAACAGCCAGGTCCCCAGCACAGTCCCAGGTACAGAACAGATGTGCAGTCGGTATTTCTCAAATGATTCCACATCTGTATGACCGCACCCCCACTTCCCAACAGCCAGGATGCATGACAGCTGGGACCGCCCCGTCCGTTTTTGTAAATCCGGACATTAGCACAGTGTCAAGTGCATacaaggcactcaataaatgttggctaagTTAATTAAAGAGTGGTGGAAAGGTGCCAGTGGGAAACAAATGTTGGAGACAATTAAATAGTAATATTCAGGCAGAGATCTTTTGGAGGATAAAAGAGAGCAGACAGGTCTTTTTTCTCTTGGGGGCGAGCAACCTGTTAGATTCTTTAACTTCTCTACAGTAACGTTGGCCACCCCATCTTGTCCTTCTTTCTCCTTGGTCTTCAGATTCTTTGTAGTCCTGGCCCAGCTCTTACATTTGCTCACTGTCTGGAATagtctctcttttattttgttaatgttggactgctgcttttatttttttcaacgtttatttatttttgggacagagagagacagagcatgaacggggaaggggcagagagagagggagacacagaatgggaaacaggctccaggctccgagccatcagcccagagcctgacgcggggctcgaactcacggactgcgagatcgtgacctggctgaagtcggacgcttaaccgactgcgccacccaggcgcccctggactccTGCTTTTAAACTGCATGGCAATCTGGATAAAAGGTCTGGCTCTCCATACGGCAGGCAGTCATTGCTAAGTGCATGGCGGGCACTGGCGAGGGCCCAGGTGGACTGAGTAAGGTGTGTGAAAGACACCGGTCGGAAGGGCTAACGTGCAGAGTGGTGAGAGGGCAGAAGGGCAGTGATCTGTCCCCACACGGACGGGGGCCAGTAAGTCCAGCAGGCAAGGGAAGGCAGTCACGGTATCATTTCAAGCAGACTAGGGACAAGACAGGCATCTCAGGAATGGAAAGGAGGCCAGAGATCTGTCCTCAAGTAGACAGGAGACGCTGGCGGCTGTCAGAAGGTCAGAAGGGTCCATCTGGGAAATGTTTCTGTCATGGGTTTATAAGGCCCAGTGTCTTGACATAGTGAGCATGGTGTTTGTTTGTCTAAAAGGGTTTAAGCCATTAATTAGATTTAGGTCTGTCTCCTGTCATGCCTCAGTAAATAATATGCTAATTTCCCCTAAGTTCCTCAGCCCTTCCAACTTTCATTTTGCCTTCCCCATTTGCTCAGATCTACAGAACTGCATTTGCTTTTTTATGCCTGTTGCTACACCACCCCATGGTGAATGAGAAACAATAAACTGTTGACACTGATGACTTCAATACAGGATCAAAGACAATACGCATCAATAGGAAATAGAATTTTCAGTTCGTTATTTGACGgaatatgaatattaattttaaaagctgagaAACATCAGAGAGTAGACTGTGGacataaatatttagttttgcttGTGTTACAAGGTCATTCTACTAATGCACTAAGTTAATGGACAATCACACTTAAATCCAAACCCAGCCCTTTTCTGTCTAGTGGTTCTGTTTCCTGAAATAcagtaatgttaatattttagacTCCTATTAATAAAAAGCTTTTCTACAGGCTCCTGAAGAGAACACGTTAGCATCACTTACCGGTTTTATACTGTGAGTAATGAGCCACACCATAAAGATTCTTGAACTCACTTGGACCCCAGCCACAATCACAGAAGTAGGTACAATtccttaaagagaaaaacaagtcaggggtgcctgggtggctcagttggttaagcatctgaattcggcccaggtcacgatcttgcagtttgtgactttgagccccacaaggggcCCTGCGCTGATAACAGagagccggcttgggatcctctgtccccctctctctctgcccctccccggctctcacactctccctctcccaaaaataaacattaaaaaacaaaaacaaaaacaaaaacaaaaacaaaaacaaaaacaagtcaacCGCTGCCCTGGAGGCAATTTATaccaacaataaaaattaaatcagaaactcACCAATTAAACAGTGGACTATctgtaagcaaataaaaaaaaaaccacaagtcAATAGCATGCAACATAAAATAAATCCCTGTGAACACTGGTTTTCTACAAATCCGTAGGTGGTATGTCATCAGCAAAATAACACTGTCTTTGCTCAACaaacaatttttcaaataaatattacaacaacagaaaaacagcATCATAGGAAACTTACCTCAAGCAAGGCAAATGTCTGGAAAAATTTAAGCGTCTTCTGAATACTTTTATATAAACCTTTGTGTGTTCCTTTTTCCATATAAAAACGTACCATGGCAATAGCTAGAACCAACCacctagaagaaataaaagtattttataaagttCTACCAAAATGAATACCACTGAGCTTCCTACAAGGAAATGGTGTAATTGAGAGTAAcgatatatatcttttattatgtCCTCAGTTCACTATTCTTTTTAACAAAACCCACAGGAAGAAATGGCATTGTTTTCATATGGGCTCTTCAAGGGGATGTACACAACATACTGGAGACCAACGAGACTCAAATGTCAAACAATATCCAGTTCGTGTTTGGTTTCAGCAGATAAACTGACGCGCTGAAGAAATTGGCTTTATGTACCAAGTGAGGTTATTGCCAAGCATTTCATAATTATAGAAATATGTCTCAAGGTAAAAAGCTGTGACTATAAGCACGTACTTAcataatatacagtatatacttATAAGTAAAAATCTTTcataataattatgtttttaacattcttatttatttttgagagagacagattgtgagcaggtgggggtgaggggcagagcagagacacagacagagaggcacagaatccgaagcaggctccaggctccaagctgtcagcacagagcctgatgcggggctcgaactcacgaactgtgaaatcataacctgagctgaagtcggacacttaactgattgagccacccattAAAAACAACTGTTGGGCCACACAAGACATACATACAGAAGGTCATATTATGGGCCTGCCTTGAAAGAATTTGCTttacaaaaaggacaaaatacaTATGCCTTCCCTTTTCAACTTGCATTTGTACATGAAACAGAGGTTCTGTGTTGTGAATCAAGGGTACTTCAAACACAAGCTATACCTGAGGAGACCAGCATTCTCACCCTATGCCCAATCTGTTAGAGACACTCatgagagttaattttttttccagttccccTCACAATTACAAGAGCACGTTTAGGTTTGAAAAAGTTGCACCatctataactttttaaaatctttactaACACACCCATGGAAATGAGTATTTAAAAACCCCAGGCTTTTAATTCAGTGGTCTCCAAAGTGTCTAGTTAAATGGGTTTGTGAATGACAACATTTTGATAcggttttaactttttaatttaagaacACTCATAAAATGGACAAACGGCTTAAAGGTTCCCGCAAAGAAACTACTGGTTGAATATGATGAACATGGGCAACAAGGTCAACAGAAGATGGCGGTGGGCACTTCTGCTCCGGGCACTCATATTCCTCCTCAGCACACACCAGGCGAAAGCAGAGATGTTCCTATGACAAGAAGTCAGGTAAAGTCTGGAACTATCAGCGAGACCTTCAAAATGGGGAACTGTTAATGATAACAGTGATGACAATAATCGGTAAACTTTCAGAATGCTTTCACGTTCTAGACAATATTCTAAATGCGTGTTTAACATACTAATATTTCATCCTCACAAAAGCCTTGGGAGGTAGGGACTGCTATTAACCTATTTTAATGCTGAGGAAATAGGCAGAaaaggtcacagagccaggcaACTGGGATGTAAACCCATCGCTGAGCTCAGAGTCTATGCTCTTGAACCACGATGCTATACTGGTCTGGCTCTAGGTAGATACTGTGTCTTGGGATACTAGTTAATCacaatatttcatatatttaagttacaagtaaattttaaaatgtatacgaagaggggtggcctgggtggctcagttggttgagtgtcctactcttggtttcggctcaggtcgtaatctcatggtttgtgagtttgagccccacattgggctctgtgctggcagcatggagcctgcttggaattctctctttccttctctctctgcccctccgctgctcacgctgtctctgcctctctcaaataaataaataaacttaaaataaataacttatttatttaaataacaaataaataaacttaacaaaagttATAAGGAGAATTATGCTCAAATATTTTCACTGATAGTAGTGTACTATCAAAAAGGTTGGAAGGCCACTGTTGTAGATGAGACAGTCACCAGGCAGAGATGTCAAGTGACTTACCCTAAGTATTAAGGTCAGGGGTCTAGTTAGACATAGAACCCCTGAGGTCTCCTAATCCCCCATGCTATTCTGTCTCCACAATACCCCAGCTTTCCTAGATTCAACTGATGGCTTCATCCCATAGTGAATAAACATTGAATTCTGTGCTGGGCTAATCTGGGTGATGTTTTAGGTGCCTTCCAGGTTTAAAATGTTATGATTTCATTATCCCCAATTATAAGTCCCTATATactaacaataagaaaacaaacagcttagtaagatatttaaattcacattttccatccagtgtcctctttttttttaggaaaatccAAATTAGATCTTTATAAAAGATCATTCTGAGAGGTAATTACTAACGTACCAAAACATTCATCCAAGGATTCGTTTAGATGGCAAGTTCTCTACGATGTTAAATAGCATGATATAAAAAGCCCTGCATAAGAACTTGGTAACAAATTCTACTGTTGTTCCATAGGTGGCAGTATTGTACCACCTAGTGTGGTATTAGAACACCAATAACTAActtgtttgaaataaaaaaaaaaaaattaatactctGGGTGGGGTTAGAAAGGACCACCTCTCATCTATTTTTCAGTCAATATGGCCAAGAGCTAATCCGACCTAATCAGTGCTCACTTTCTAAGCCCACCATCACAAGGGAGTGACAAAGTCTCCCATAAGGGCCCTACATTTAACTAACTGGGAACTTCCTATATTCACTGGTTTAGTAATTGcgattcaaagaaaaaaaattcaaaagcgATTAGAGCCTCTGCAACTGGGAATTCTTTTCCggaaagttctgtttttaaaaaatatgccagACCTACTGATTACCCAAATATGAACCCAGATAGATATGCTGAGTCCTTGagaaaaatactcattttgtGAAATATACAAACATGTGCTCTATATGTAGGAGAttgcttcattcatttctttatccattcatcttcaCATTCAGCACTTGTTGCTAAGCCAGGGAGAGTGCTATATGCtgggaaattagaaataaataagacataggCCTTGCCTCAAGAAACCATTAAATTAGtaagtggagaaaacaaaacaacgcTGTAACAGGAGGTATGTGCCATAACTCACTCAACACACGGCCTTCTCACCATGCCAGTAGGCTACCATGACCCTGAAAAATCTTATCAAAGGAGTTCTTCCATTTCTGGTGCTTCGTTTTCTACTGAGATTTCTTGGAGACAACCTGCTCCGTAAGGAACTTGGTTACCTAAACCTGCATCTTTTCTTATTTCAatacttctttcaaaattttaattatgaacaacttcaaatatatacaataatacaGAAAATGGTATAATGAACCCCCGTGTGCCCACTGTCCAGCTTCCATCGTTATCATCTTACGGACAATCCTGTATCATCCAAACCTCTATTCACTTCTCTCCTCACCATCCCCCTCCCTCATTATTTTGAAGGAACTCTAATAGATTCTATAGTTTGATTCATAATAAAAGGATTGCTTTCAATAAACATTACCATAATACCATCATCCCATGTGAAAAATTTTAACGATAACATCTTAGATCACAAAATGTAGAGTCAGGATACAAATTTCCTCAATTGtctctcaactttaaaaaatcatgattGAAGTAAGGTTCGTAATTAGTTGCTTTGTctttcatgatttatttaatctataggcttcccctcccttcctctatccactcatttctccctctctttcttgtgAAACTTGTCTGTTGAGGACACCGAGTGGTTTATTCTGCAGAGTCATCCTACATCTGGGTTTTGCTAATCACACACCCACGTGCCATTTATTACGTTCTTCTGTCCCCTGTATTCCCTGTTGACAGTTCCAGAGGCTTGATCAGACAGATTCACACTGGAGGCTAATTTCTAAGTTATGCTGTGCCCTTCCCTAAAGAGCACATAATTCGTGGCTGTCCCTCTTGTCTGTAATGTTAGCAGTCATTGCTGATCATTGCCCAGATCCATTAGTTCAGCAGTTATGGAGAAGTGATGATattctaattttatcatttcttcttgaCACCTCCTATAAAGTAGCCATTTGGAGACTTGCACCCCTCGGCTTTGATA
This genomic window contains:
- the HACD1 gene encoding very-long-chain (3R)-3-hydroxyacyl-CoA dehydratase 1 isoform X4; amino-acid sequence: MVRFYMEKGTHKGLYKSIQKTLKFFQTFALLEIVHCLIGIVPTSVIVAGVQVSSRIFMVWLITHSIKPIQNEESVVLFLVAWTVTEITRYSFYTFSLLDHLPYFIKWARYNFFIILYPVGVAGELLTIYAALPYVKKTGMFSIRLPNKYNVSFDYYYFLLITMASYIPLFPQLYFHMLRQRRKVLHGEVIVEKDD
- the HACD1 gene encoding very-long-chain (3R)-3-hydroxyacyl-CoA dehydratase 1 isoform X3, which translates into the protein MWLVLAIAMVRFYMEKGTHKGLYKSIQKTLKFFQTFALLEIVHCLIGIVPTSVIVAGVQVSSRIFMVWLITHSIKPIQNEESVVLFLVAWTVTEITRYSFYTFSLLDHLPYFIKWARYNFFIILYPVGVAGELLTIYAALPYVKKTGMFSIRLPNKYNVSFDYYYFLLITMASYIPLFPQLYFHMLRQRRKVLHGEVIVEKDD
- the HACD1 gene encoding very-long-chain (3R)-3-hydroxyacyl-CoA dehydratase 1 isoform X2, which translates into the protein MVIARRFGVTQPVSQLWLVLAIAMVRFYMEKGTHKGLYKSIQKTLKFFQTFALLEIVHCLIGIVPTSVIVAGVQVSSRIFMVWLITHSIKPIQNEESVVLFLVAWTVTEITRYSFYTFSLLDHLPYFIKWARYNFFIILYPVGVAGELLTIYAALPYVKKTGMFSIRLPNKYNVSFDYYYFLLITMASYIPLFPQLYFHMLRQRRKVLHGEVIVEKDD